Proteins from a single region of Acidianus ambivalens:
- a CDS encoding PIN domain-containing protein has protein sequence MNLYEFLRGLAFIGKDLDEFKLWIEINLNVLCIDNNSLKVASKIYAELRKKGEIIEDPDLLIASICIANNLPLITHNKKHFKRLEKFGLKVVDKVE, from the coding sequence ATTAATCTTTATGAGTTCTTAAGAGGATTAGCATTTATTGGAAAAGACCTGGATGAGTTTAAATTATGGATAGAGATTAATCTAAACGTTTTATGTATAGATAACAATTCCTTGAAAGTAGCTTCTAAAATTTATGCTGAATTAAGAAAGAAAGGAGAAATAATTGAAGACCCAGACTTATTAATAGCTTCTATATGTATAGCTAATAATCTACCTTTAATAACACATAATAAGAAACATTTTAAGAGATTAGAGAAATTCGGTTTA